A stretch of DNA from Mesorhizobium onobrychidis:
TGACGGTGGTGACGGATAACCTAGGGGCCATATTGGCCGCCCGGAAGGATCGTAGATCATGAGTTTCCTTTGCTCTCTGCCGCTCGCCGCCCTGCTGTTCAGCGCCTGCGCGCCGGCGGCGCCGCTCGCCGTCGGCTATGTCGAGGGCGACTATGTGCTGCTTGCGCCGATCGAGGTGGCGCAGGTCGAAACGGTTGCGGTCAAGCGCGGCGACCGCGTCGAACCGGGCACGCCGGTGGTGACCCTGGAAAGCGCCGACGCAAGTATCGCCGTCGCGCAGGCCGAAGCCGGCCTCGCCCAGGCCCAGGCGCAGCTTGCCGATCTGCAGGTCGGCAAGCGGCCGGAAGAGATCGCGGTACTCGCGGCGCAGGTCGACATGGCCAAAGCGCAGGCCGCCGATGCCAAACGCAGATACAGCCGCGCCAGCGACCTGTTCAAGCGCGGCACCGGCACGCAGGCCGATTACGACACGGCCTCCGCCACGCTGGAGACGGCCAACGCGCAGGTCGGCCAGGCGGAGGCCAATCTCGCTGTCGGCGGCCTGCCGGCCCGGCCGGAGACCATCAAGGCCGCTGACAATCAGGTCAGGCAGGCGCAATCGGCGCTGGAGCAGGCGCGATGGCGGCTGTCGAAGCGCGTGCTAGCGGCGCCTTCGCCCGGCCGCGTCAACGATGTCATCCGCAATCCGGGCGACACGGCCGGCCCGACCGCGCCTGTCATTTCGATGCTGCCCGACGGCGCGGTGAAGCTCAGCGTCTATGTGCCGGAAAGCGCGTTCTCGTCGGTGAAGGTCGGCACGCTGCTCGGCGTCCATTGCGACGGCTGCGGACCTGACGTGAGGGCACGCGTCAGTTACGTGTCGCCGGATCCGGAATTCACACCGCCGGTGATCTACTCGCTCGAGACCCGGCAGAAGCTGGTCTATCTCGTCGAGGCGCGGCCGGAAGGCGACGCCAGCGCGCTGCAGCCGGGACAGATCGTCGATGTCGATCTGGCGGATATCGGCAAATGAACGCCATCGATGTCCATGGCCTGGTCAAGCGTTTTGGTGACAAGACCGTCGTCGACCATGTGACAATGACGGTGGCCGAGGGCGAGATCGTCGGCTTCCTCGGCCCGAACGGTTCGGGCAAGACGACGACCATCCGCATCATGTGCGGCCTGCTGACGCCGGACGAGGGCGAGGGCACGGTGCTCGGCTTCGACATCCGCACCGACAGCCTGAGGATCAAGCGCGAAGTCGGCTACATGACGCAGAAATTCTCGTTCTACGAGGATCTGACCATCGCCGAGAACCTTGAATTCGTGGCGCGGCTCTATGGGTTGAAGCCGCTCAACGAGCATGTCGGCAGGACGCTGGAGGATCTTGGCCTCACCTCGCGCAAGGACCAGTTGGCCGGTACGCTGTCCGGTGGCTGGAAGCAGCGGCTGGCACTGGCCGCCTGCATCATGCACAAGCCCAGATTGCTGTTGCTCGACGAGCCGACGGCGGGCGTCGATCCGAAAGCCAGGCGTGAATTCTGGGACGAGATCCATCGGCTGGCCAGCGGCGGGCTGACCGTGCTGGTCTCCACCCATTACATGGACGAGGCCGAGCGCTGCCACCGCATCGGCTACATCTCGTACGGCAAGATGCTGGCCACCGGCACGGTCGACGAGGTGGTCAGGAATGCCGGCCTGACGACCTTCGTGGTGGAGGGCCCGCAGCTCGATCGGGTTGCTGCCGCACTCAGCGGCCGGTCCGGCGTCGACCAGGTGGCGCCGTTCGGCGCGACGCTGCATGTCGTCGGTTCCGACAGGAAGGCGCTTCAGGCAGCACTCGCCGATGTCGAGAAAGAGTACAAGGGCGTCACGGTGACGCCGGGCGAGACCAGCCTGGAGGATGTGTTCATCCAGTTCATGTCCGGCTCGAAGGACAATATGGGATGAAAAACCGGATAAACAGCGTCTTTTCCCTCGCCAGGCTCGGCGCGCTGCTGACCAAGGAGTTCATCCAGATGCGGCGTGACCGCATCACCTTCGCCATGATGCTGGGCGTGCCGCTGATGCAGCTGGTGCTGTTCGGCTATGCCATCAACAACGATCCGAAGAGCCTGCCGGCAGCCCTGGTGGCGATGAGCAACGATCCTTACACGCGGGCCATGGTTTCGGCGCTGCAGACCACCGGCTATTACAGGTTCGACCATGTCGCGGAAAGTGCCGCCGAGGCGGAATTCCTGATGGCGCGTGGCGACGTCGCCTTCGTCGTCACCATCCCCGCGGATTTTGCCCGGCGGGTCGAGCGCGGCGACCAGCCGCAGATCCTGATCGAAGCGGACGCGACAGACCCAGCCGTCGCCAGCGGCGCCATCTCGACGCTCGGCACCGTCGCCAACCAGGCGCTGCTCCGGGCACGGGGCATGCAGGAGACGGCCGCCGAGGCTGCCCGGGGCCAACTCGAAGTCGTGGTGCACCGGCGCTACAATCCGGAAGGCATCTCGCAATACAACATCGTGCCCGGCCTGCTCGGTGTCATCCTGCAGATGACGATGGTGATGATGACCTCGATCGCGCTGACACGCGAGACCGAGCGCGGCACGATGGAAAACCTTCTGGCGATGCCGTCCAGCCCGCTCGAAATCATGCTGGGCAAGGTGCTGCCCTACCTGGCGGTCGGCGCCGTGCAAGTGGTGGTGGTGCTGGCGGCGGCGAAGCTGCTGTTTGCCATTCCGTTCACCGGGTCTATGCCGCTGCTGCTGACGGCGGTCCTGATCTTCGTGCTGGCGCTGGTGCTGCTCGGCTACACCATTTCGACGATGGCGCGCACGCAGATGCAGGCGCTGCAGCTCACCTTCTTCTTCTTCCTGCCGTCGATCATGCTGTCCGGTTTCATGTTCCCCTATCGCGGCATGCCAGGCTGGGCCCAGGCTTTCGGCGAGGTCCTGCCGTTGACGCATTTCCTGCGCATCATCCGCGCGGTGATGCTGAAGGGCGCCGAACTGCCGGCGGTCGCAACCGAGATCGGCTGGCTCGTCGTGTTCGTAGCGCTGTTTGCCGGTCTGGCACTGGTGCGGTTCCGCCGGACGCTAGACTAGGGTCAAAACTCAGTCAGGCTGGCTGCCGTCAATGGCCGAGATGCGTGGACCTTGCCGTTTGAATCGCTCGGCAGCAACGAGCACGGGGGCGCGTGAGCGGACGTTGCCGGCCCTGTCTAGCTTCGGCTGCGGTGGGCCTTCTCTTCATTCGCCAGATACTGGTGGACGAACGCAATCGCCATGCTGCCCTCTCCGACCGCCGAGGCAACCCGCTTGACCGGGCTCAGTCGTACGTCGCCGCATGCAAAAACGCCGGGCGCGCTGGTCTCGAGCAGATAGGGGTCGCGCTCCTGCGACCAGCCGCCGGCCTTCTTCACATCGTCGCCGGTCAGCACGTAGCCGCGGGCATCGCGCACGACATCGGCCGGCAGCCATTCGGTCTCCGCATTGGCGCCGATGAAAACGAACAGCCCGCCGCAATCGTGCCGGCTCACCTCATTGCCGGTCTTGTCGAGAATGTCGATCGCCGTCAGGTGAGTCTCGCCATGCACGGCCTGGACTTCGGATCGAAGCTGGACCCTGACGTTCGATTTCGCCCGCAGCTGCTCGATCAGGTAGTGAGACATGCTGTCTGCAAGCGACGGGCCGCGCACGAGCAGTGTCACGCTGCGCGCATGGCCCGAAAAATGCAGCGCTGCCTGGCCGGCCGAGTTGCCGGCGCCGATCAGGAAGACGTCCAGTCCATGGGTGGTGCTTGCCTCGCTGCGCGCGGCTCCATAATAGACGCCCTTGCCGATAAGCCGGTCGAACCCGTCGATGGCGAGACGACGCCATGTCACGCCTGTTGCAAGAATGAGGCTGCGCGCCCGCACAATATCGGTGCCGTCGAGAAACAGCTCGTGCGCCGCCGGATCGATGCCGGCGACCGAGCGGGTGACCAGGATTTCGGCGCCCAGCCGCCTCGCCTGCTGCAGCGCGCGACTGGCCAGTTCGTCGCCGGAGATTCTGCTGGGAAAGCCGAGATAGTTCTCGATCCGCGACGATGTCCCCGCCTGTCCGCCAGGCGCCTCGCGCTCGACGACGATCGTGCGCAGCCCCTCGGATGCGCCGTAGACCGCCGCGGCAAGGCCGGCCGGCCCGCCACCAATGATCGCGACATCGTACTCGGCGCCGCGCGGCCGCGTCTGCAACCCGAGGCGAATGGCAAGATCGCGCACGGCGGGGTTTTCCATGATCTCTCCGTCCGCCAGCCGGGCTACG
This window harbors:
- a CDS encoding ABC transporter ATP-binding protein, yielding MNAIDVHGLVKRFGDKTVVDHVTMTVAEGEIVGFLGPNGSGKTTTIRIMCGLLTPDEGEGTVLGFDIRTDSLRIKREVGYMTQKFSFYEDLTIAENLEFVARLYGLKPLNEHVGRTLEDLGLTSRKDQLAGTLSGGWKQRLALAACIMHKPRLLLLDEPTAGVDPKARREFWDEIHRLASGGLTVLVSTHYMDEAERCHRIGYISYGKMLATGTVDEVVRNAGLTTFVVEGPQLDRVAAALSGRSGVDQVAPFGATLHVVGSDRKALQAALADVEKEYKGVTVTPGETSLEDVFIQFMSGSKDNMG
- a CDS encoding HlyD family secretion protein; this translates as MSFLCSLPLAALLFSACAPAAPLAVGYVEGDYVLLAPIEVAQVETVAVKRGDRVEPGTPVVTLESADASIAVAQAEAGLAQAQAQLADLQVGKRPEEIAVLAAQVDMAKAQAADAKRRYSRASDLFKRGTGTQADYDTASATLETANAQVGQAEANLAVGGLPARPETIKAADNQVRQAQSALEQARWRLSKRVLAAPSPGRVNDVIRNPGDTAGPTAPVISMLPDGAVKLSVYVPESAFSSVKVGTLLGVHCDGCGPDVRARVSYVSPDPEFTPPVIYSLETRQKLVYLVEARPEGDASALQPGQIVDVDLADIGK
- a CDS encoding ABC transporter permease is translated as MNSVFSLARLGALLTKEFIQMRRDRITFAMMLGVPLMQLVLFGYAINNDPKSLPAALVAMSNDPYTRAMVSALQTTGYYRFDHVAESAAEAEFLMARGDVAFVVTIPADFARRVERGDQPQILIEADATDPAVASGAISTLGTVANQALLRARGMQETAAEAARGQLEVVVHRRYNPEGISQYNIVPGLLGVILQMTMVMMTSIALTRETERGTMENLLAMPSSPLEIMLGKVLPYLAVGAVQVVVVLAAAKLLFAIPFTGSMPLLLTAVLIFVLALVLLGYTISTMARTQMQALQLTFFFFLPSIMLSGFMFPYRGMPGWAQAFGEVLPLTHFLRIIRAVMLKGAELPAVATEIGWLVVFVALFAGLALVRFRRTLD
- a CDS encoding FAD-dependent oxidoreductase, with product MERLARTAADLHLSAGEFAVHEGGEAALFAVLAGKIEVVKTFDGVERTLGWRLPGTIFGEVPIALGSGFPGGYRATEPSRVMRLEVQQYYSIAAVSKDVAQKVSALARERMGGLQSITAEPQKPRVTLVGHRWDTACGALRRFLARNQISFTWLLPDTSDAEAFWSALDRPALDGPVARLADGEIMENPAVRDLAIRLGLQTRPRGAEYDVAIIGGGPAGLAAAVYGASEGLRTIVVEREAPGGQAGTSSRIENYLGFPSRISGDELASRALQQARRLGAEILVTRSVAGIDPAAHELFLDGTDIVRARSLILATGVTWRRLAIDGFDRLIGKGVYYGAARSEASTTHGLDVFLIGAGNSAGQAALHFSGHARSVTLLVRGPSLADSMSHYLIEQLRAKSNVRVQLRSEVQAVHGETHLTAIDILDKTGNEVSRHDCGGLFVFIGANAETEWLPADVVRDARGYVLTGDDVKKAGGWSQERDPYLLETSAPGVFACGDVRLSPVKRVASAVGEGSMAIAFVHQYLANEEKAHRSRS